A stretch of Ipomoea triloba cultivar NCNSP0323 chromosome 11, ASM357664v1 DNA encodes these proteins:
- the LOC115997528 gene encoding uncharacterized protein LOC115997528 has product MDQNSKKLLLSATPAGSSNKIRDIVRLRQLLKKWKKLAATNSAAANATADTATTKTGTGKSINKFLKKTLSFSDVSAAGGGGDAAVPKGCLAVQCVEKSGEVKRFVIPTEYLAHDLFGVLLREAEEEFGFQTEGILKIPCEFAVFEKILKAVQQQDGKRPPAPPQQQPIFQLHDLGELANTTCYSPDAHAHHPAAGIPPQTQMCR; this is encoded by the coding sequence ATGGATCAGAACTCAAAGAAGTTGCTGTTATCAGCCACCCCCGCCGGAAGCTCTAACAAGATCAGAGATATCGTCAGGCTCCGACAGCTCCTCAAGAAATGGAAGAAGCTCGCCGCCACCAACAGCGCCGCCGCCAACGCCACCGCCGATACCGCCACCACCAAAACCGGCACCGGCAAGAGCATCAACAAGTTCCTGAAGAAAACCCTGTCCTTCAGCGACGTCTCGGcggccggcggcggcggcgacgcGGCGGTCCCGAAGGGGTGCCTGGCGGTGCAGTGCGTGGAGAAGTCCGGCGAGGTGAAGCGGTTCGTAATCCCGACGGAGTATCTCGCACACGACCTGTTCGGCGTATTGCTCAGGGAAGCAGAAGAAGAGTTCGGGTTCCAGACAGAAGGGATCCTCAAGATCCCCTGCGAATTCGCCGTTTTCGAGAAAATCCTCAAGGCGGTGCAACAACAAGACGGCAAGAGGCCTCCGGCGCCGCCGCAACAACAACCCATCTTTCAGCTTCACGATTTGGGCGAGTTAGCAAACACCACCTGCTATTCCCCTGACGCCCATGCCCATCATCCGGCCGCCGGAATTCCTCCCCAAACTCAAATGTGCagataa